ACTTAATCGTGCAGGCTATGGTGGAATGGAATTAAACCGTACACCAATGGGTACACAGATTGTTGTGTATTCCGAAAAGCCCGGAATGGTTATTGGTAAGGCTGGAAAAGTTATCCGTAAACTTACCCGTGATATCGACAGGATATATGAACTGGACAACCCGCAGATTGATGCACAGGAAGTTCGCAGGCCTGAACTTAATGCCCAGATGATGGCTACAAGGCTTGCTTCCTCCATTGAGCGTGGATGGTATTTCCGAAAAGCAGGTCACAATGCAATGCGCGCAATTATGAATTCCGGTGCATTGGGATGTGAAATTATTATTTCCGGAAAACTGACCGGTGCAAGGTCAAGGGTAGAAAAGATGGTTGATGGTTACATCAAACATGCCGGTAAACCTGTTGATGATATTGTAGATGAAGGCTTTGCAGTCGCTGTCAAGAAACTTGGTACTCTTGGCTGCAAAGTAAGGATTATTCCTCCTGGGGCAGTCCTTCCCGATGCTTATGACATGGTGAAGGTAGAACCAGAGGCAGAAGCACCTTCAGAGGTTGCAGAAGCTCCTGAAACCCAGGGTGTTGAAGATCTTGTAGAAGCTGAGGCAACAGGAGAAGTTGCAGAAGCCGAAGATGTTGAATCTACTGAGAAAGCTACAGAAGAGCCCGCAACTCCAGCTGTGGATGCTGAAGCGGCTGAAGCCCCAGAAGCGGAAGTTAAACCTGAGGAAACTGTTGCAGAAAAAGCTGAAGAAACAGCTACTGAAGCAGGAACACTTGAGGAAGCTGCAACTGAAGAGGCTTTGTCCGATGAACAGCGCAGGGAAGTTGATGGTGTCTGGCAGCACAAGCATGAAGAGCACAACTACTGGCATCCAATAGCCCGTGTTCACAAGGAGGCATAAAAATGGCCATTCTTAAAACAAAAGAAGTCAGGAACATGTCCCCAAATGAACGCATGGATGAAGTAGAAAAGCTCAGGACTGAGCTTATTCGTGAAAATGCACTGGCATCCGCTGGCGGAGCACCGGATAATCCGGGACGTATCCGGGAGCTTAAGAGAACCATTGCACGGATCAAGACAATCCAGAAAGAAATGAAGGAGATCTGAATTGGCGCTCACACCGTGGAACCTGATCTATAATGAGCTCATCGGGCTTGAAGTAGAAGTGACAGATTCCACGAATAAATGCGTCATCGGAATACGCGGCAAAGTGGTTGATGAAACAAGAAACATGTTGGTGCTGGAAACCCATACTACGTTTGAAAAAATGGTTCCAAAAT
The window above is part of the Methanohalophilus levihalophilus genome. Proteins encoded here:
- a CDS encoding 30S ribosomal protein S3, with the translated sequence MAVEKKFVKEGYVKASLDEYFAKQLNRAGYGGMELNRTPMGTQIVVYSEKPGMVIGKAGKVIRKLTRDIDRIYELDNPQIDAQEVRRPELNAQMMATRLASSIERGWYFRKAGHNAMRAIMNSGALGCEIIISGKLTGARSRVEKMVDGYIKHAGKPVDDIVDEGFAVAVKKLGTLGCKVRIIPPGAVLPDAYDMVKVEPEAEAPSEVAEAPETQGVEDLVEAEATGEVAEAEDVESTEKATEEPATPAVDAEAAEAPEAEVKPEETVAEKAEETATEAGTLEEAATEEALSDEQRREVDGVWQHKHEEHNYWHPIARVHKEA
- the rpmC gene encoding 50S ribosomal protein L29; translation: MAILKTKEVRNMSPNERMDEVEKLRTELIRENALASAGGAPDNPGRIRELKRTIARIKTIQKEMKEI
- the rnp1 gene encoding ribonuclease P protein component 1, with protein sequence MALTPWNLIYNELIGLEVEVTDSTNKCVIGIRGKVVDETRNMLVLETHTTFEKMVPKSGSTFVFHLLDPSKGNVTYVEVNGNLLISQPENRTKNIRKSRMR